From one Streptomyces sp. CA-210063 genomic stretch:
- the dnaJ gene encoding molecular chaperone DnaJ: MATDYYAVLGVRRDASQDEIKKAFRRLARELHPDVNPDPKTQERFKEINAAYEVLSDPQKKQVYDLGGDPLSQAGGQGAGGFGAGGFGNFSDIMDAFFGTASQRGPRSRTRRGQDAMIRLEIDLDEAAFGTTKDIQVDTAIVCTTCSGEGAAPGTTAQTCDMCRGRGEVSQVTRSFLGQVMTSRPCPQCQGFGTIVPNPCPECAGDGRVRSRRTLTVKIPAGVDNGTRIQLAGEGEVGPGGGPAGDLYVEIHELPHAMFQRRGDDLHCTVTIPMTAASLGTKVPLETLDGLEEVDIRPGTQSGQSIPLHGRGVTHLRGGGRGDLIVHVEVQTPTKLDPEQEGLLRQLAALRGEERPTGQFQPGQQGLFSRLKDAFNGR; encoded by the coding sequence GTGGCCACGGACTACTACGCCGTACTCGGCGTGCGCCGCGACGCGTCTCAGGACGAGATCAAGAAGGCGTTCCGGAGGCTCGCGCGCGAGCTGCATCCGGACGTCAATCCCGATCCGAAGACCCAGGAGCGGTTCAAGGAGATCAACGCCGCCTACGAGGTGCTCTCGGACCCGCAGAAGAAGCAGGTCTACGACCTCGGCGGCGACCCCCTGTCCCAGGCGGGCGGCCAGGGCGCGGGCGGCTTCGGCGCGGGTGGCTTCGGGAACTTCTCGGACATCATGGACGCCTTCTTCGGTACGGCGTCCCAGCGGGGTCCGCGGTCGCGTACGCGCCGGGGCCAGGACGCGATGATCCGGCTGGAGATCGACCTCGACGAGGCGGCCTTCGGTACGACGAAGGACATCCAGGTCGACACGGCCATCGTGTGCACCACCTGCAGTGGTGAGGGCGCGGCCCCGGGTACGACCGCCCAGACCTGTGACATGTGTCGCGGTCGCGGTGAGGTCTCGCAGGTCACGCGGTCCTTCCTGGGCCAGGTCATGACGTCCCGCCCCTGCCCGCAGTGCCAGGGCTTCGGCACGATCGTCCCGAACCCGTGCCCCGAGTGCGCGGGCGACGGGCGCGTGCGGTCGCGGCGGACGCTGACGGTCAAGATCCCGGCCGGTGTCGACAACGGCACGCGGATCCAGCTGGCCGGTGAGGGCGAGGTCGGGCCCGGTGGCGGTCCCGCCGGTGACCTCTACGTCGAGATCCACGAGCTTCCGCACGCGATGTTCCAGCGGCGCGGGGACGATCTGCACTGCACGGTGACGATCCCGATGACGGCGGCTTCTCTCGGTACGAAGGTGCCGCTGGAGACGCTGGACGGGCTTGAGGAGGTCGACATCCGGCCCGGGACGCAGTCCGGGCAGTCGATTCCGTTGCACGGGCGCGGTGTCACGCATCTGCGGGGCGGCGGTCGTGGCGATCTGATCGTCCACGTGGAGGTCCAGACCCCGACGAAGCTCGACCCCGAGCAGGAGGGGCTGCTGCGGCAGCTGGCCGCGCTGCGGGGTGAGGAGCGGCCTACGGGGCAGTTCCAGCCCGGGCAGCAGGGATTGTTCTCGCGGTTGAAGGATGCGTTCAACGGGCGCTGA
- the hemW gene encoding radical SAM family heme chaperone HemW: MPSALPDGEPVPDDGALPAHALAGAAERPLGFYLHVPYCATRCGYCDFNTYTATELRGTGGVLASRDNYADTVVDEIRLARKVLGDDPRPVRTVFVGGGTPTLLAADDLVRMLGAIRDEFGLADDAEVTTEANPESVDPAYLAALRAGGFNRVSFGMQSARQHVLRVLDRTHTPGRPEACVAEARAAGFDHVNLDLIYGTPGESDDDWRASLEAALGAGPDHVSAYALIVEEGTQLARRIRRGEVPMTDDDVHADRYLIAEEMLGAAGFDWYEVSNWATSDAGRCLHNELYWRGADWWGAGPGAHSHVGGVRWWNVKHPGAYAGALAAGRSPGAGRELLSEEDRRVERILLELRLREGCPLSLLREEGLAAAGRALSDGLLEAGPYEEGRAVLTLRGRLLADAVVRDLVD; encoded by the coding sequence ATGCCTTCCGCACTCCCCGACGGTGAGCCCGTCCCCGACGACGGTGCGCTGCCCGCGCACGCCCTGGCCGGCGCGGCCGAGCGTCCCCTCGGGTTCTATCTGCACGTCCCGTACTGCGCGACCCGCTGCGGCTACTGCGACTTCAACACCTACACCGCGACCGAGCTGCGCGGCACCGGCGGCGTCCTCGCCTCCCGCGACAACTACGCGGACACGGTCGTCGACGAGATCCGCCTCGCCCGCAAGGTCCTCGGCGACGACCCGCGCCCCGTCCGTACGGTCTTCGTCGGCGGCGGCACGCCCACGCTGCTGGCCGCCGACGATCTCGTACGGATGCTGGGGGCGATCCGTGACGAGTTCGGCCTCGCGGACGACGCGGAGGTGACGACGGAGGCGAACCCGGAGTCCGTGGACCCCGCCTACCTGGCAGCCCTCCGCGCCGGTGGCTTCAACCGCGTCTCCTTCGGCATGCAGAGCGCGAGGCAGCACGTGCTGCGGGTGCTCGACCGTACGCACACGCCGGGGCGTCCGGAAGCATGCGTCGCGGAGGCGCGCGCGGCCGGGTTCGACCACGTCAATCTCGACCTGATCTACGGCACGCCGGGGGAGTCCGACGACGACTGGCGGGCCTCGCTGGAAGCCGCTCTCGGCGCCGGCCCCGACCATGTCTCGGCGTACGCGTTGATCGTCGAGGAGGGCACGCAGCTCGCACGGCGCATCCGCCGGGGCGAGGTCCCGATGACCGACGACGACGTCCACGCCGACCGCTACCTCATCGCCGAGGAGATGCTCGGCGCCGCCGGCTTCGACTGGTACGAGGTCTCCAACTGGGCCACCTCCGACGCGGGCCGCTGCCTCCACAACGAGCTGTACTGGCGCGGCGCGGACTGGTGGGGCGCGGGACCGGGCGCCCACAGCCACGTCGGGGGCGTCCGCTGGTGGAACGTGAAACACCCGGGCGCGTACGCGGGCGCACTCGCCGCCGGGCGATCTCCGGGGGCCGGGCGTGAGCTGCTGTCAGAGGAGGACCGGCGGGTCGAGCGGATCCTGCTGGAGCTGAGGCTGCGGGAGGGCTGCCCGTTGTCCTTGCTGCGGGAGGAAGGCCTGGCGGCCGCCGGCCGAGCTCTGTCCGACGGGCTGTTGGAGGCGGGGCCGTACGAGGAGGGGCGCGCGGTGCTGACGCTGCGGGGGCGGTTGCTGGCGGACGCGGTGGTGCGGGATTTGGTGGACTGA
- a CDS encoding 16S rRNA (uracil(1498)-N(3))-methyltransferase, giving the protein MTAPVFVVDRFDGWGSEIVLDGPEGRHAVSVKRLRPGEDVVLTDGRGRWLEGVVKAAEGKDRLVVMDVGSLHEEPPAQPRITVVQALPKGDRGELAVETMTEVGVDAIVPWAASRCITQWKGDRGLKALAKWRATAREAGKQSRRVRFPEVADAATGKQVAALLAQADFAAVLHESGDETLATAELPAAGEIVLVVGPEGGVSPEELALFGEAGAGAYRLGPSVLRTSTAGTAAGALLLGRTGRWS; this is encoded by the coding sequence ATGACCGCGCCGGTGTTCGTGGTGGACCGGTTCGACGGCTGGGGATCGGAGATCGTGCTCGACGGCCCCGAGGGGCGGCACGCCGTCTCGGTGAAGCGGCTGCGGCCCGGTGAGGACGTCGTCCTCACCGACGGGCGGGGCCGGTGGCTGGAGGGCGTGGTGAAGGCCGCCGAGGGCAAGGACCGGCTGGTCGTCATGGACGTGGGGAGCCTCCACGAGGAGCCGCCCGCGCAGCCCCGTATCACCGTCGTCCAGGCGCTGCCCAAGGGCGACCGGGGCGAACTGGCCGTCGAGACCATGACCGAGGTCGGCGTCGACGCGATCGTGCCGTGGGCCGCCTCGCGCTGCATCACCCAGTGGAAGGGCGACCGGGGGCTGAAGGCCCTCGCCAAGTGGCGGGCGACCGCGCGGGAGGCGGGCAAGCAGTCCCGCCGGGTGCGGTTCCCCGAGGTCGCGGACGCGGCCACCGGCAAGCAGGTCGCGGCGCTGCTCGCGCAGGCCGACTTCGCCGCCGTACTGCATGAGAGCGGCGACGAGACGCTGGCCACGGCCGAGCTGCCGGCGGCCGGGGAGATCGTGCTCGTCGTGGGGCCCGAAGGGGGTGTGTCTCCGGAAGAGCTGGCGCTCTTCGGCGAGGCGGGCGCGGGGGCGTATCGACTCGGGCCCAGTGTGCTGCGTACATCGACCGCCGGGACGGCGGCCGGGGCGCTGCTGCTGGGCCGAACCGGACGCTGGTCCTGA
- a CDS encoding DUF3097 domain-containing protein: MRQYSPDLTPPWKKPKRAPEVPADPGLVVEEPTTGFCGAVIRCEAGTVTLEDRFGKHRVFPLEPRGFLLEGRVVTLVRPSSASPSRPTRTASGSVAVPGARARVARAGRIYVEGRHDAELVERVWGDDLRIEGVVVEYLEGVDDLPAIVAEFAPGPDARLGVLVDHLVPGSKESRIAASVTSEYALVVGHPYIDIWEAVKPSSVGIAAWPRVPRGQDWKTGVCRALGWPPENTGAVWQAILGRVGSYRDLEPELLGRVEELIDFVTATASGEV; the protein is encoded by the coding sequence ATGCGCCAGTACTCACCCGACCTGACCCCTCCCTGGAAGAAGCCCAAGCGGGCCCCCGAGGTCCCGGCCGACCCGGGCCTGGTCGTCGAGGAACCCACCACCGGCTTCTGCGGCGCGGTCATCCGCTGCGAGGCGGGCACGGTGACGTTGGAGGACCGCTTCGGCAAGCACCGCGTGTTCCCGCTGGAACCCCGGGGCTTCCTCCTGGAGGGCCGGGTGGTGACCCTGGTCCGCCCCTCGTCGGCCTCCCCCTCCCGCCCCACCCGCACGGCGTCCGGCTCGGTGGCCGTCCCCGGCGCCCGCGCCCGCGTGGCCCGCGCGGGCCGCATCTACGTCGAGGGCCGCCACGACGCCGAACTCGTCGAGCGGGTCTGGGGCGACGACCTGCGCATCGAGGGTGTGGTCGTGGAGTACCTGGAGGGCGTGGACGACCTCCCCGCGATCGTCGCCGAGTTCGCCCCCGGCCCGGACGCACGCCTCGGGGTCCTGGTCGACCACCTGGTCCCGGGCAGCAAGGAGTCACGTATCGCGGCGTCCGTGACGAGCGAGTACGCGCTGGTCGTGGGCCACCCGTACATCGACATCTGGGAGGCGGTGAAGCCGTCGTCGGTGGGCATCGCGGCGTGGCCTCGCGTGCCGCGCGGGCAGGACTGGAAGACGGGGGTGTGCCGGGCGCTGGGGTGGCCGCCGGAGAACACGGGGGCGGTGTGGCAGGCGATTCTGGGGCGGGTGGGTTCCTACAGGGACCTGGAGCCGGAGTTGCTGGGGCGGGTGGAGGAGCTGATCGACTTCGTCACCGCAACGGCCAGCGGTGAGGTCTGA
- the hrcA gene encoding heat-inducible transcriptional repressor HrcA, with protein MLSERRLQVLRAIVQDYVGTEEPVGSKALTERHNLGVSPATVRNDMAALEDEGFIAQPHTSAGRIPTDKGYRLFVDKLAGVKPMTPPERRAIQNFLDGAVDLDDVVARTVRLLAQLTRQVAVVQYPSLTRSTVRHVELLSLAPARLMLVLITDTGRVEQRLVDCPAPFGESSLADLRARLNSKVAGRRFTDVPRLVEDLPEAFDVEDRGTVTTVLSTLLETLVEENEERLMIGGTANLTRFGHDFPLTIRPVLEALEEQVVLLKLLGEAGDSGMTVRIGHENAYEGLNSTSVVSVGYGSGGEAVAKLGVVGPTRMDYPGTMGAVRAVARYVGQILAES; from the coding sequence GTGCTCAGTGAACGCAGGCTCCAGGTGCTGCGCGCCATCGTCCAGGACTACGTGGGCACCGAGGAGCCGGTCGGTTCCAAGGCGCTCACGGAGCGGCACAACCTCGGGGTCTCCCCGGCGACCGTCCGCAACGACATGGCGGCGCTGGAGGACGAGGGTTTCATCGCCCAGCCCCACACCAGCGCGGGCCGCATCCCCACCGACAAGGGGTACCGGCTCTTCGTCGACAAGCTGGCCGGCGTCAAGCCCATGACCCCGCCCGAGCGGCGCGCCATCCAGAACTTCCTGGACGGCGCGGTCGATCTCGACGACGTGGTGGCCAGGACCGTACGGCTGCTCGCGCAGCTGACGCGACAGGTCGCCGTCGTGCAGTATCCGTCGCTCACTCGGTCGACGGTGCGGCATGTGGAGCTGCTGTCGCTGGCCCCCGCCCGGCTGATGCTCGTGCTGATCACGGACACGGGACGGGTGGAGCAGCGGCTGGTCGACTGCCCCGCACCGTTCGGAGAATCGTCACTCGCGGATCTGCGCGCCCGGCTCAACAGCAAGGTCGCGGGCCGCCGGTTCACCGACGTTCCCCGGCTGGTCGAGGACCTGCCGGAGGCGTTCGACGTCGAGGACCGGGGCACGGTCACGACGGTGCTCTCCACCCTGCTGGAGACCCTCGTCGAGGAGAACGAGGAGCGGCTGATGATCGGCGGCACCGCCAATCTCACCCGCTTCGGACATGACTTCCCCCTCACGATCCGGCCCGTTCTGGAAGCCTTGGAGGAGCAGGTCGTCCTCCTCAAGTTGCTTGGCGAGGCCGGGGATTCGGGCATGACCGTACGCATCGGTCATGAGAACGCCTATGAGGGACTCAACTCCACGTCCGTCGTCTCCGTCGGCTACGGTTCGGGCGGCGAGGCAGTAGCGAAACTGGGCGTGGTCGGACCTACGCGCATGGACTATCCGGGAACGATGGGAGCGGTACGAGCGGTGGCACGGTACGTCGGACAGATCCTGGCGGAGTCTTAA
- a CDS encoding VOC family protein produces the protein MELAQVRLLVSDFAACYRFYADVLGLKPQSGAADGPYEKFSPTVGSAGIALQDRAMMAEVLGELADTANGHRSLVVLRVDDLDDYCERIVERGATLLHGPAPMTDRMRVAHLKDPEGNLVELQEWLLLRG, from the coding sequence GTGGAACTCGCACAGGTAAGGCTGCTGGTCTCCGACTTCGCCGCCTGCTACCGCTTCTACGCCGACGTGCTCGGTCTGAAGCCGCAGTCCGGGGCGGCCGACGGGCCGTACGAGAAGTTCAGCCCGACGGTCGGGTCCGCGGGCATCGCCCTGCAGGACCGGGCGATGATGGCCGAGGTGCTCGGGGAACTGGCCGACACGGCGAACGGGCACCGGTCGCTGGTCGTGCTCCGGGTCGACGATCTCGACGACTACTGCGAGCGGATCGTCGAGCGCGGCGCCACGCTCCTGCACGGGCCCGCACCCATGACCGACCGTATGCGCGTGGCCCATCTCAAGGATCCCGAGGGGAACTTGGTGGAGCTGCAGGAATGGCTGCTGCTGCGCGGCTGA
- a CDS encoding MBL fold metallo-hydrolase, translating to MTVTWEEFGWQGLTPRVGRCRLPGWDCTVGLVIGDGGALMIDAGSSLREGARLRAEARHLLGGARVTHLALTHSHFDHVFGAAAFAGVEIFGAVGLDGVLARDREALRADAVHHGLPLTDATEAADLLVRPRHHVSGEWTLDLGGGLQVLLANVGPGHTGHDLAVLVPGAPGGADSAGAVGAAGAAGAAGFPEVVFCGDLVEESGEPQAGPDAVPSRWPAALDRLLALGGEDALYVPGHGAVVDAAFVRAQRDALARRFDAS from the coding sequence ATGACGGTGACTTGGGAAGAGTTCGGGTGGCAGGGATTGACGCCCCGGGTCGGACGGTGCCGACTTCCCGGCTGGGACTGCACGGTCGGGCTGGTGATCGGGGACGGAGGGGCCCTCATGATCGACGCGGGTTCGAGCCTCCGTGAGGGCGCGCGGTTGCGTGCCGAAGCGCGCCACCTGCTCGGCGGCGCCCGTGTGACACATCTCGCGCTCACGCACTCCCATTTCGACCATGTCTTCGGAGCGGCCGCGTTCGCGGGGGTCGAGATCTTCGGCGCGGTGGGCCTCGACGGCGTTCTGGCCCGCGACCGCGAGGCCCTCCGCGCGGACGCGGTGCACCACGGTCTCCCCCTCACGGACGCCACCGAGGCCGCCGACCTCCTCGTACGCCCCCGCCACCACGTCTCCGGCGAGTGGACACTCGACCTGGGCGGCGGGCTCCAGGTACTGCTGGCGAACGTCGGACCGGGCCACACGGGGCATGACTTGGCGGTCCTGGTGCCGGGCGCTCCGGGGGGTGCGGATTCTGCGGGGGCTGTGGGGGCTGCGGGGGCTGCGGGGGCTGCGGGCTTTCCGGAGGTCGTCTTCTGCGGGGATCTGGTCGAGGAGTCCGGCGAGCCCCAGGCGGGCCCTGACGCCGTGCCCTCCCGCTGGCCTGCCGCGCTCGACCGTCTCCTGGCCCTGGGCGGCGAGGACGCGCTGTACGTCCCCGGGCACGGGGCGGTGGTGGACGCGGCGTTCGTACGGGCCCAACGCGACGCGCTGGCCCGCCGCTTCGACGCGTCGTAG
- a CDS encoding Uma2 family endonuclease, with protein MTAVDERGMTRFFEQFEPPEGVKVELLRGEIVMMASPDLVHNVIVMLLGRQIPVDHWYALQTQDVDVVSEASEPVPDLVVVAPEILPASGRLLPSALITMVVEVVSKTSVDRDYGVKRSIYAAGGVPVYLIVDPVMAQCVVLTRPEGVGEKADYKGQKIWKFGETVPLPALGLDVDTSGFSTLPNVRPHRWPLR; from the coding sequence ATGACCGCTGTGGACGAGCGCGGGATGACCAGGTTCTTCGAGCAGTTCGAGCCACCCGAGGGTGTCAAGGTCGAACTTCTCCGGGGGGAAATCGTGATGATGGCCAGCCCTGACCTGGTGCACAACGTCATCGTGATGTTGCTGGGCAGGCAGATTCCGGTTGACCACTGGTACGCCCTCCAGACACAGGACGTCGACGTCGTCAGCGAGGCGAGCGAGCCTGTCCCCGACCTGGTGGTCGTAGCACCCGAGATTCTGCCCGCCTCGGGACGGCTGCTGCCGTCCGCGCTGATCACCATGGTCGTGGAGGTCGTCTCCAAGACCAGCGTCGACCGTGACTACGGTGTGAAGCGATCGATCTACGCCGCAGGTGGGGTGCCTGTCTACCTCATCGTCGACCCGGTCATGGCGCAGTGCGTCGTACTGACGAGGCCTGAGGGCGTAGGTGAGAAGGCTGACTACAAGGGGCAAAAGATCTGGAAGTTCGGTGAAACGGTGCCCCTGCCGGCTTTGGGACTCGACGTCGACACCAGCGGATTCAGCACGTTGCCCAACGTCAGACCTCACCGCTGGCCGTTGCGGTGA
- a CDS encoding nitronate monooxygenase has translation MSSALTDLVPLPIVQAPMAGGVSVPQLAAAVSEAGGLGFLAAGYKTADGMYQEIKALRALTSRPFGVNLFMPQPEYAEPAAVEVYAEQLAGEATWYEAELGDPDSGRDDGYEAKIAVLLDNPVPVVSFHFGCPTPEVIESLARKGTLTLVTATSAEEAQAVERSGAHAVIVQGVEAGGHQGTHRDDPERDHAGIGLLSLVAQVREAVALPMVAAGGIMRGGQIAALLTAGVSAAQLGTAFLATTESGAHAVHKQALTNPLFVRTELTRAFSGRPARGLVNRFLREHGPYAPVAYPEVHHLTSPLRKAAAKAGDAQGMALWAGQGHRMARELPAGELVEVLAAEIAAAQAEQAAARVGSQGGGQAGGEGR, from the coding sequence ATGTCCTCCGCACTGACCGATCTCGTCCCGCTCCCGATCGTGCAGGCCCCGATGGCGGGCGGTGTGTCCGTGCCGCAGCTGGCCGCTGCCGTGTCCGAGGCGGGCGGGCTGGGTTTTCTCGCCGCCGGGTACAAGACGGCCGACGGGATGTATCAGGAGATCAAGGCGCTGCGGGCGCTGACCTCGCGTCCCTTCGGCGTGAACCTGTTCATGCCACAGCCGGAGTACGCGGAGCCGGCCGCCGTCGAGGTGTACGCGGAGCAGCTGGCCGGTGAGGCCACCTGGTACGAGGCCGAGCTGGGCGACCCCGACAGCGGGCGCGACGACGGCTACGAGGCCAAGATCGCCGTGCTGCTCGACAACCCGGTGCCGGTGGTGTCGTTCCACTTCGGCTGCCCGACCCCCGAGGTCATCGAGTCCCTCGCCCGCAAGGGCACACTCACCCTGGTCACCGCGACCTCGGCGGAGGAGGCGCAGGCCGTGGAGCGGTCGGGGGCCCACGCCGTGATCGTGCAGGGCGTCGAGGCGGGCGGCCACCAGGGCACCCACCGGGACGACCCGGAGCGGGACCACGCCGGCATCGGCCTGCTCTCCCTGGTCGCCCAGGTCCGCGAGGCCGTGGCGCTGCCGATGGTCGCGGCCGGCGGCATCATGCGCGGCGGCCAGATCGCCGCGCTCCTCACGGCGGGCGTGAGCGCGGCCCAGCTCGGGACGGCGTTCCTCGCCACCACCGAGTCCGGCGCCCACGCCGTGCACAAGCAGGCGCTGACCAACCCCCTCTTCGTCCGTACGGAGCTGACCCGCGCCTTCTCCGGGCGCCCCGCGCGCGGCCTGGTCAACCGGTTCCTGCGTGAGCACGGCCCCTACGCGCCCGTCGCCTACCCCGAGGTCCATCACCTCACCTCGCCGCTGCGCAAGGCCGCCGCCAAGGCCGGGGACGCGCAGGGCATGGCGCTGTGGGCCGGGCAGGGGCACCGGATGGCCCGGGAGCTGCCGGCCGGGGAACTGGTCGAGGTGCTGGCCGCCGAGATCGCCGCCGCGCAGGCCGAGCAGGCCGCCGCGCGGGTCGGCAGTCAGGGCGGCGGACAGGCCGGGGGTGAGGGCCGATGA